In a single window of the Acidobacteriota bacterium genome:
- a CDS encoding MerC domain-containing protein, with amino-acid sequence MHRPARPEVIRLDLVGFSASFLCAIHCAALPLLLSILPSLGLAWIGSHYFGYGMVAFSAFMAWLALRRGLGIHNQWWPIVLSVVGFSALVIGEVLLEDFESVHPWVMASGGFIVAGSHVLNQYFCKTCHTCENH; translated from the coding sequence ATGCATCGCCCGGCTCGCCCCGAAGTCATTCGTTTAGATTTGGTTGGCTTTTCCGCTTCGTTTCTGTGCGCCATTCACTGTGCGGCGCTTCCATTGTTGCTTTCCATTCTGCCATCCCTGGGACTGGCCTGGATTGGGTCGCACTATTTTGGATATGGCATGGTGGCGTTTTCAGCCTTTATGGCCTGGCTGGCATTGCGGCGAGGGCTTGGCATCCATAACCAGTGGTGGCCGATTGTGTTGTCAGTGGTCGGATTTTCAGCGTTGGTGATTGGAGAAGTTTTGCTTGAGGATTTTGAGTCGGTTCATCCCTGGGTGATGGCGTCAGGAGGGTTTATTGTGGCAGGGTCGCATGTACTGAATCAGTACTTCTGCAAGACCTGCCACACCTGCGAGAATCACTAA
- a CDS encoding ABC transporter permease — protein sequence MRTPTIIYKNLRQRALSTILTACSIALGVALVVAITSLRQQAQENFNSVAGSYELVIGAKGSPLQLVLNTVYHLDVPVGNIPYGYYQTLKNDWRVQSAIPLALGDNYHGFRLVGTEPEYFTHMELQGGKKLTFAAGKSFAADYEAVLGSQTARQTGLKLGDKFVARHGIEDTTITEEHTEHPCTVTGILNETGTPQDRVIFITIGSVHELHVPDPDKPLTGQDLLEALQKLPTDQPATTKETGHDHHAESSPQPSAPSPKSQVEPGTQNPEPDTSPINEVTSIIIKLKSPAFMFQLHREINRGQVAQAAFPAIEVQKLFNIVGTIDRVLLLISGLVVVVAAVSILVAIYNSLNERRRDIAIMRALGAHRRTIFGWLLLEAATISALGAVTGAVIGHLVLMGLKGYAYGVSGFPIEPWKVIRIEFIESAIVQQLPGEVVVILVATVLGAVMGLLPAILAYRTNVSTNLGA from the coding sequence ATGCGAACGCCCACAATCATTTATAAGAATCTCCGTCAACGTGCTCTTTCCACAATTCTGACTGCCTGCTCAATTGCGCTTGGTGTCGCGCTCGTCGTGGCGATTACTTCATTGCGCCAACAAGCCCAGGAAAACTTTAATTCCGTCGCGGGATCCTATGAACTGGTCATCGGTGCCAAAGGGTCTCCGCTCCAGCTTGTTTTAAATACGGTCTATCATCTGGATGTGCCGGTTGGGAATATCCCTTATGGCTATTACCAGACATTGAAAAATGACTGGCGCGTTCAATCGGCGATTCCATTGGCATTGGGAGACAACTATCACGGCTTCCGACTGGTTGGCACGGAGCCAGAATACTTCACCCACATGGAGTTGCAGGGGGGAAAGAAGCTCACTTTTGCCGCCGGAAAGTCGTTTGCGGCTGATTATGAAGCTGTTTTGGGGAGTCAAACAGCCCGCCAGACGGGTCTGAAACTTGGTGACAAATTTGTTGCTCGTCACGGAATCGAAGACACCACCATCACTGAAGAACACACCGAACACCCCTGTACGGTGACGGGCATTTTGAATGAAACCGGTACCCCACAGGACCGCGTGATCTTTATCACGATTGGCAGTGTCCACGAATTGCACGTCCCTGATCCTGATAAACCGCTCACCGGGCAGGATTTACTCGAAGCCCTTCAAAAACTGCCAACCGATCAACCTGCCACGACCAAAGAAACTGGTCACGATCATCACGCTGAATCCAGCCCTCAGCCTTCAGCCCCCAGCCCCAAATCCCAGGTTGAACCCGGAACCCAAAACCCGGAACCCGATACTTCCCCAATCAACGAAGTCACCTCAATCATTATCAAGCTCAAATCGCCAGCCTTCATGTTTCAGCTCCATCGTGAAATCAATCGCGGACAGGTGGCACAGGCGGCATTTCCAGCGATTGAAGTCCAAAAGCTGTTCAATATCGTCGGGACAATTGACCGGGTGCTGTTGCTGATTTCAGGGCTGGTGGTGGTGGTGGCTGCTGTGTCAATCCTGGTGGCGATTTACAACTCACTCAACGAACGGCGGCGTGACATTGCAATTATGCGAGCGCTTGGGGCGCATCGGCGGACGATTTTCGGCTGGCTTTTGCTTGAAGCTGCCACGATTTCCGCTCTTGGTGCCGTAACTGGTGCGGTGATTGGACATCTGGTTTTGATGGGATTAAAAGGGTATGCTTACGGCGTGAGTGGATTCCCAATTGAGCCCTGGAAAGTCATTCGCATTGAATTTATTGAGTCTGCCATCGTGCAGCAATTACCCGGCGAAGTTGTGGTCATTCTGGTTGCGACGGTGCTGGGTGCTGTAATGGGATTGCTTCCGGCCATCCTGGCGTATCGAACGAACGTCTCAACCAACTTGGGGGCGTGA